The following proteins are encoded in a genomic region of Dialister hominis:
- a CDS encoding MetQ/NlpA family ABC transporter substrate-binding protein — translation MKLKTTIALSLAAIAFAGVISGCGGDKKPAASSAAVKNEISVGITPGYSEQVMEYAAKEAAKQGLTVNIKTFSDYVTPDQALAAGDIDLNSFQHGPFLQAFNEKNGTHLVSIGNTYLAPLRVYSNKITSIKDVPDGAKVSIPNDPSNGGRALLLLDHNGLLKLKPGTDPTKATINDIAENPKKLEIIELEAAQLPRSLDDVTISVINAGYAKSANLDSKKALATEDNTSPYVNIIAAREQDKDNPTYQKFVKIFQSDNVRKYINDNFSDGLVPAF, via the coding sequence ATGAAATTAAAAACTACCATTGCTCTTTCCCTGGCAGCGATTGCCTTTGCCGGTGTCATTTCCGGCTGCGGCGGCGACAAGAAGCCGGCTGCTTCTTCTGCTGCTGTGAAAAATGAAATTTCTGTAGGTATTACACCTGGCTATTCTGAACAGGTCATGGAATATGCAGCCAAGGAAGCTGCTAAGCAGGGTCTGACTGTCAATATCAAGACATTCTCTGACTATGTCACCCCGGACCAGGCTCTGGCTGCCGGCGACATCGATCTGAACTCTTTCCAGCACGGCCCGTTCCTGCAGGCTTTTAATGAAAAGAACGGGACCCACCTTGTTTCCATCGGAAATACATACCTCGCACCGCTCCGCGTTTATTCCAATAAGATCACCAGCATCAAAGACGTTCCGGACGGCGCAAAGGTTTCCATCCCGAACGATCCGTCCAATGGCGGACGCGCTCTGCTCCTTCTGGACCACAACGGTCTCCTGAAGCTGAAACCGGGCACCGATCCGACAAAGGCAACGATCAATGATATCGCTGAAAATCCAAAGAAACTGGAAATCATCGAACTCGAAGCTGCCCAGCTCCCGCGTTCCCTCGATGATGTAACGATTTCCGTCATCAACGCAGGCTATGCGAAGTCCGCAAACCTGGACTCCAAGAAAGCACTGGCTACTGAAGATAACACGTCCCCATACGTCAATATCATCGCAGCCCGCGAACAGGATAAGGACAACCCGACCTACCAGAAGTTCGTCAAGATCTTCCAGAGCGACAACGTCCGCAAGTATATCAACGATAACTTCTCCGACGGCCTCGTTCCGGCATTCTAA
- a CDS encoding aldo/keto reductase, with protein MGAWSWGVGGNGGDRVFGNTLTKEDLWPVFRRGMELGLNLCDTAAVYGMGASETILGEFVDDCDRDDLYISTKFTPQIAKDVEHPIETMMDESLKRLHTDYVDLYWIHNPADVERWTKEIIPVVKSGKARAVGVSNHNLEEIKRAEEILSAEGLHVAAVQNHYSLLHRSSERAGILDYCKEEGITFYAYMVLEQGALTGKYDKDHLMPERSGRGKSYNGIMDKLDGILAALKEIGEAHNITPSQTAIAWALAKGTLPIIGVTKVKQVEEAAAAMDVRLTEEEIQKLEQEGDKAGVHTLRVWEKDMD; from the coding sequence ATGGGCGCCTGGTCCTGGGGCGTAGGCGGAAATGGCGGAGACCGTGTATTTGGAAACACACTCACAAAAGAAGATTTATGGCCCGTATTCCGCCGCGGCATGGAACTGGGACTCAATCTATGTGACACAGCTGCCGTGTACGGAATGGGTGCTTCTGAGACGATTCTGGGCGAATTCGTTGATGACTGCGACAGGGACGATCTCTACATCTCGACCAAGTTCACCCCGCAGATTGCCAAAGACGTGGAGCATCCCATCGAAACAATGATGGATGAAAGCTTGAAACGCCTCCATACCGACTACGTCGACCTGTACTGGATCCACAATCCGGCCGACGTGGAAAGATGGACAAAGGAAATCATCCCCGTCGTGAAAAGCGGCAAGGCACGCGCCGTCGGCGTTTCCAATCATAACTTAGAAGAAATCAAAAGAGCAGAGGAAATCCTTTCGGCAGAAGGCCTTCACGTCGCAGCCGTGCAGAACCATTACAGCCTTCTCCACAGGTCGTCCGAACGTGCAGGCATCCTGGACTATTGCAAAGAAGAGGGCATCACCTTCTACGCTTACATGGTCCTCGAACAGGGCGCCCTCACCGGCAAGTATGACAAAGACCACCTCATGCCAGAAAGAAGCGGAAGAGGAAAGAGCTACAACGGCATCATGGACAAACTGGACGGCATCCTTGCAGCCCTGAAGGAAATCGGGGAAGCGCATAACATCACCCCGTCCCAGACCGCCATCGCCTGGGCCCTTGCCAAAGGCACCCTTCCGATCATTGGCGTCACGAAAGTAAAACAGGTAGAAGAAGCCGCCGCTGCCATGGATGTGAGACTCACAGAAGAAGAAATCCAGAAGCTCGAACAAGAAGGCGACAAAGCCGGCGTCCATACACTCCGAGTATGGGAAAAAGATATGGACTAA
- a CDS encoding TRAP transporter small permease subunit, whose protein sequence is MRTIYHYFDKLLGYVTYTAAAVSGLAILLTAFMICYEIIARSVFGSPTVWVMEISTYFLIFAGFLGMAYTMRKNGHICVDFLYARFSRNVRRVLDIFTSALSLFAMYVCVTESTNYMLMSYDMGIVSPSLLRVPLWIPQTAMVVGFTLLFLEILNHLLRDFFDDGKEEKL, encoded by the coding sequence TTGCGTACGATTTATCATTACTTCGACAAACTTCTGGGTTATGTGACCTATACGGCAGCCGCTGTATCCGGGCTGGCGATCCTTTTGACAGCATTCATGATCTGTTATGAAATCATCGCCCGCAGCGTTTTCGGAAGCCCCACTGTCTGGGTCATGGAAATATCCACATACTTCCTCATTTTCGCCGGATTCCTCGGCATGGCATACACCATGAGGAAGAACGGCCACATCTGCGTCGATTTCCTCTACGCGCGTTTTTCCAGAAATGTCAGACGCGTACTGGATATCTTCACCTCGGCGCTTTCACTCTTTGCCATGTACGTCTGCGTCACTGAATCGACGAACTACATGCTGATGAGCTACGACATGGGCATCGTATCCCCGTCGCTCCTCCGCGTGCCGCTCTGGATTCCGCAGACCGCCATGGTCGTCGGTTTCACGCTTCTTTTCCTGGAAATACTGAACCATCTCCTCCGGGATTTCTTTGATGACGGGAAGGAGGAAAAATTATGA
- a CDS encoding Fic family protein produces MTDTEIDFNTCQDIRNFFDDFAHKEISKENPNRQLDGEIFRKDPVEIASAAGKTIHQGLFPESVIISTMNEALKILHREDILVLVRLGLFHYFFAYIHPFYDGNGRTDRFITSYFLGKFFQTIPALRLSVYIQKNKKKYYDLFSEADSEINRGDLTPFIIGFLEIIHGTVLDTIGLLRRKNDQLNKYKNQIEKLGLEDELLSGMYYILLQAALFYGQGVSISDLMQITGKSRGTMQKRMEKIPEEHMLITKVGKVNYYKLNLKLFSSNRS; encoded by the coding sequence ATGACTGATACGGAGATCGATTTCAATACCTGCCAGGATATAAGGAATTTCTTTGACGATTTTGCTCATAAGGAAATTTCGAAAGAAAATCCCAATCGTCAATTAGACGGGGAAATCTTCCGGAAGGATCCGGTAGAGATAGCGTCGGCTGCGGGCAAGACAATTCATCAGGGGCTGTTTCCTGAAAGTGTCATTATATCGACGATGAATGAGGCTTTGAAAATCCTGCATCGTGAGGATATCCTGGTACTCGTAAGACTTGGCTTATTCCATTACTTCTTCGCGTATATCCATCCATTTTATGATGGAAATGGAAGAACCGATAGGTTTATCACGTCGTATTTCCTGGGGAAATTTTTCCAGACGATACCCGCTTTACGGTTGTCCGTTTATATACAGAAGAATAAAAAGAAGTATTATGACCTGTTTTCTGAAGCTGACAGTGAGATCAACCGCGGCGATCTGACACCATTTATCATTGGGTTTCTGGAAATTATCCACGGTACAGTACTCGATACGATTGGTCTTTTGAGACGGAAAAATGATCAGCTGAATAAATACAAGAATCAAATCGAGAAACTGGGGCTGGAAGATGAACTGCTCAGCGGAATGTATTACATACTGCTTCAGGCGGCTTTATTCTATGGCCAGGGAGTCAGTATTTCGGACCTGATGCAGATCACCGGGAAATCCAGAGGAACGATGCAAAAACGGATGGAAAAGATTCCTGAGGAACATATGCTGATTACGAAAGTCGGCAAAGTTAATTATTACAAGCTGAATTTGAAATTGTTTTCGTCTAATCGTTCATAA
- a CDS encoding aldo/keto reductase has product MIPVGDETYNAVRTALSLGYRHIDTAAAYFNEADVGRAIRDSGIPREEIFVTSKLWLQDYGYEPAKKGIETSLKNLGLGYIDLYLIHQPYGDVPGAWKAMEEAKKEGKIRSIGVSNMTLKIWNSFVPQFDTMPSVNQVECNPLYQQKEIRKLMAEHDVRLEAWYPLGHGDKALLENPVITALAEKYGKNPGQIILRFENQEGFIVLPKSTHEKRIKGNIDIFDFKLTDEEMKSMEALDTGKGHHDPDAPGVAEMLLANFKVHD; this is encoded by the coding sequence ATGATTCCCGTCGGCGATGAAACTTACAATGCTGTACGCACAGCTCTGTCCCTCGGCTACCGCCACATCGACACCGCAGCTGCTTACTTCAACGAAGCAGACGTAGGCCGCGCCATCCGCGACAGCGGCATTCCGAGAGAAGAAATCTTCGTCACCAGCAAACTCTGGCTTCAGGACTACGGCTACGAACCGGCCAAGAAGGGCATCGAGACATCCCTGAAAAATTTAGGTCTCGGCTACATCGACCTCTACCTCATCCATCAGCCATACGGCGACGTACCGGGCGCATGGAAAGCTATGGAAGAAGCCAAGAAAGAAGGCAAGATCCGCTCCATCGGCGTTTCCAACATGACACTGAAGATCTGGAACTCCTTCGTTCCCCAGTTCGACACCATGCCAAGCGTCAACCAGGTCGAATGCAACCCGCTCTACCAGCAGAAGGAAATCCGTAAGCTCATGGCAGAACACGACGTCCGCCTCGAAGCATGGTACCCGCTCGGCCACGGAGACAAAGCCCTCCTTGAAAACCCCGTCATCACAGCCCTCGCTGAAAAATACGGAAAGAACCCGGGCCAGATCATCCTCCGCTTCGAAAACCAGGAAGGATTCATCGTCCTCCCGAAATCCACCCACGAGAAAAGAATCAAAGGAAACATCGACATCTTCGACTTCAAGCTCACCGATGAAGAAATGAAATCCATGGAAGCCCTGGATACAGGCAAAGGCCACCACGACCCGGATGCACCGGGCGTAGCAGAAATGCTCCTTGCCAACTTTAAAGTACATGACTGA
- a CDS encoding TRAP transporter large permease: MILAGFSLFIIFLLVIGMPVAFTLSVAGILGIIQFVDVSFLSQVPVIAYKTLDSYVLTSVPLYILMSQIMLTGRVGSGLFELGSKWMGHLPGGLGIATIFACAIFAAISGSSVATAVTIGAMAIPEMLKRGYDRKLVVGSVAAGGTLGILIPPSIPMILYGTITDESVGKLFMSGVVPGALLTVLFICYIVFASWDKPREPRSSHAEKMKSLRENIWGLFLPVIIIGGIYTGIFTPTEAAAVGTVYALAITFFVYRSVTIQDMPAILRATIKTSCMIFSIMIGAMLFGYILTILQVPQALMRLVTEGDLNRWIVMLGINIMLLILGCVLETVSIILITLPMLYPIIKALGFDPIWFNVVLLINMELALITPPVGMNLFVIKGISEDSSIQDIIAGAAPFAAIMVFEILLLCFVPEIATWLPSVLK, from the coding sequence ATGATACTCGCAGGATTTTCCTTATTCATCATTTTCCTCCTCGTTATCGGCATGCCGGTCGCCTTCACGCTTTCCGTCGCAGGGATCCTGGGCATCATCCAGTTCGTGGATGTGTCCTTCCTCTCGCAGGTGCCGGTCATCGCGTACAAGACGCTGGACTCCTACGTCCTGACGTCCGTTCCGCTCTATATCCTCATGAGCCAGATCATGCTGACGGGCCGCGTGGGAAGCGGACTTTTCGAACTCGGCAGCAAGTGGATGGGCCACCTCCCCGGCGGCCTTGGCATCGCGACCATCTTCGCCTGCGCCATCTTTGCTGCAATTTCCGGATCTTCCGTCGCTACCGCCGTCACCATCGGCGCTATGGCCATTCCGGAAATGCTGAAGCGCGGCTATGACAGGAAACTCGTCGTCGGCTCCGTTGCCGCAGGCGGCACGCTCGGCATCCTGATCCCGCCGTCCATTCCGATGATTCTGTACGGCACGATCACCGATGAATCCGTCGGCAAGCTCTTCATGTCCGGCGTCGTACCGGGCGCGCTCCTGACGGTCCTCTTCATCTGCTACATCGTCTTTGCTTCCTGGGACAAACCGAGAGAACCAAGATCTTCTCATGCTGAAAAGATGAAGTCCCTCCGTGAAAACATCTGGGGACTCTTCCTTCCGGTCATCATCATCGGCGGCATCTACACCGGCATCTTCACACCGACTGAAGCCGCTGCTGTCGGCACCGTCTATGCACTGGCCATCACATTCTTCGTTTACAGAAGCGTCACCATCCAGGATATGCCGGCCATCCTCCGCGCGACCATCAAGACATCCTGCATGATCTTCTCCATCATGATCGGCGCCATGCTCTTCGGCTACATCCTGACTATCCTGCAGGTACCGCAGGCACTCATGAGACTCGTCACCGAAGGTGACCTGAACCGCTGGATCGTCATGCTGGGCATCAACATCATGCTGCTGATTCTTGGCTGCGTACTGGAAACCGTATCCATCATCCTCATTACCCTTCCGATGCTCTATCCGATCATCAAGGCGCTCGGCTTCGACCCCATCTGGTTCAACGTCGTCCTCCTGATCAACATGGAACTCGCCCTCATCACGCCGCCAGTCGGCATGAACCTCTTCGTCATCAAGGGGATCAGCGAAGACAGCTCCATCCAGGACATCATCGCAGGCGCTGCGCCATTTGCAGCTATCATGGTATTTGAAATCCTCCTCCTCTGCTTCGTTCCGGAAATCGCCACCTGGCTTCCTTCCGTACTGAAGTGA
- a CDS encoding TRAP transporter substrate-binding protein — MFKGSYKKAAAAGLAALVLTGLMAGCGMSSGGDKKAGGAAGQKVELKLAYQLPSDHHLSKSIEKFAKEVNERSKGSIDVKVYPAGQLYNDQNMNDALMSGGLDIGMNSTARWSMVVPAMKVLDLPFVLTSYQAVDNALDGDLGKALSEQLEKKGVRPLIWADYGYVQFTDKVRPLEKPEDFQGLKMRSYSEISADVLKALGASPTTMSSSEVYMGIKNGTIDGQSSGQTAILSRKIYEVSKYMTVANSSYVEYLVAINANSWKKLSPDQQKIITDVSKEIQNEIREETKAEDQECIKELEEKGMQVYVVPQDQIHLWQEATAPVVAAFEQEQGAEGKQLVEDCLKASQAAQK, encoded by the coding sequence ATGTTTAAAGGTAGTTACAAAAAAGCAGCAGCGGCAGGTTTAGCAGCCCTGGTTTTGACTGGCCTGATGGCCGGGTGCGGCATGTCTTCGGGTGGAGACAAGAAAGCGGGCGGCGCAGCCGGACAGAAAGTGGAACTGAAACTGGCTTACCAGCTTCCTTCCGATCATCATCTGTCCAAGAGCATCGAAAAGTTCGCCAAGGAGGTCAATGAACGTTCCAAAGGTTCCATTGACGTCAAAGTCTACCCGGCAGGCCAGCTTTACAATGATCAGAACATGAATGACGCACTGATGAGCGGCGGCCTCGATATCGGCATGAATTCGACGGCACGCTGGTCCATGGTTGTCCCGGCTATGAAGGTTCTGGATCTTCCTTTCGTCCTCACATCTTACCAGGCAGTCGATAACGCTCTGGACGGAGACCTGGGCAAAGCACTCTCCGAACAGCTGGAAAAGAAGGGCGTACGCCCGCTGATCTGGGCTGACTATGGTTACGTCCAGTTCACGGATAAAGTAAGGCCGCTGGAAAAACCGGAAGATTTCCAGGGACTGAAGATGCGTTCCTATTCCGAAATTTCCGCTGACGTGCTGAAAGCCCTCGGTGCATCCCCGACGACCATGAGCTCCTCGGAAGTATACATGGGTATCAAGAACGGCACGATCGACGGCCAGTCCTCCGGACAGACGGCAATCCTGTCCCGCAAGATTTATGAAGTTTCCAAGTACATGACAGTCGCCAACAGCTCCTATGTCGAATACCTCGTTGCCATCAATGCGAACTCCTGGAAGAAACTGAGCCCGGATCAGCAGAAGATCATCACCGACGTTTCCAAGGAAATCCAGAATGAAATCCGCGAGGAAACCAAGGCAGAAGATCAGGAGTGCATCAAGGAACTGGAAGAAAAGGGCATGCAGGTCTATGTCGTTCCGCAGGATCAGATCCACCTCTGGCAGGAAGCTACCGCTCCTGTAGTCGCAGCCTTTGAACAGGAACAGGGCGCTGAAGGCAAGCAGCTCGTAGAAGACTGCCTGAAAGCCAGCCAGGCAGCACAGAAGTAA
- a CDS encoding aldo/keto reductase, with the protein MEFATLNTGARMPMEGFGVYQITDLDVCEKSVYEAIKAGYRLLDTAAAYGNESALGKAVKRAIADGLVKREDLFITTKVWVQDMHKAGDTYASVKRSLALSGLDYFDLVLLHQAMGDYFTAYRDLEKAAKDGLTKAIGVSNYFPSILVNLCENVEIIPAVNQIEAHSFFTREEDLRVMKSYGIVPQAWSPLAEGNYGIFTDPDLTAIGKKYGKTAAQVALRWNVQRGFSIIPKSTHEERIKENLDIWDFALTEDEMKTISAKDKGKSGIINHFDPDLVKNLNHLSFEH; encoded by the coding sequence ATGGAATTTGCCACACTCAATACCGGCGCCAGGATGCCTATGGAAGGCTTCGGCGTCTACCAGATCACAGATCTTGATGTCTGCGAAAAGTCCGTTTATGAAGCCATCAAGGCAGGTTACCGCCTCCTTGATACCGCAGCCGCTTACGGCAATGAATCCGCCCTTGGCAAAGCTGTGAAGCGCGCTATCGCTGACGGCCTCGTCAAGAGAGAAGACCTCTTCATCACGACGAAAGTCTGGGTGCAGGACATGCACAAGGCAGGCGACACCTACGCATCCGTAAAACGCTCCCTTGCGCTCTCCGGCCTTGATTACTTCGACCTCGTCCTCCTCCATCAGGCCATGGGCGACTACTTCACCGCTTACAGAGACCTCGAAAAAGCAGCCAAAGACGGCCTCACAAAAGCCATCGGCGTATCCAACTATTTCCCGTCCATCCTCGTCAACCTTTGCGAAAACGTGGAAATCATCCCGGCCGTCAACCAGATCGAAGCGCATTCTTTCTTCACCCGTGAAGAAGACCTCCGTGTCATGAAATCCTACGGCATCGTTCCGCAGGCATGGAGCCCGCTGGCTGAAGGAAATTACGGCATCTTCACCGATCCGGACCTCACCGCCATCGGCAAGAAGTACGGAAAGACCGCAGCACAGGTCGCTCTCCGCTGGAACGTGCAGAGAGGCTTCTCCATCATCCCGAAATCCACTCACGAAGAAAGAATCAAGGAAAACCTGGACATCTGGGACTTTGCGCTCACTGAAGATGAAATGAAGACCATCAGCGCCAAGGACAAAGGCAAGAGCGGCATCATCAACCACTTCGATCCGGACCTCGTCAAGAACCTCAACCATCTTTCATTTGAACATTAA
- a CDS encoding flavodoxin translates to MKLLIAYFSWSGHTERIAKVLAVKTKGRLFRIERNPPYSTDYETCSEVEGKADAEEKLRPALKLPLPDIRTFDAIFLAFPIWYYTYPGVIRSFLSSYPDWMGKPIYIFPNSLDEDPGFLPNTMKEAEKDAKNAEIRPGLYNKELKNIDEWLASQDFFKPLKPIKRRAKKA, encoded by the coding sequence ATGAAATTACTCATCGCTTATTTTTCCTGGAGCGGCCATACGGAACGGATTGCAAAAGTGCTTGCCGTCAAAACAAAGGGGCGGCTTTTCCGGATTGAAAGAAATCCGCCTTACAGCACAGATTACGAGACATGTTCCGAAGTCGAAGGCAAGGCTGACGCAGAAGAGAAGCTGCGGCCTGCCCTGAAGCTCCCTCTCCCGGACATACGCACATTTGACGCGATTTTCCTTGCTTTTCCGATATGGTACTACACCTATCCCGGCGTCATCCGTTCCTTCCTTTCTTCGTATCCTGACTGGATGGGAAAGCCCATTTACATCTTCCCGAACTCACTGGATGAAGACCCCGGCTTTCTTCCCAATACGATGAAAGAAGCGGAAAAAGATGCCAAAAATGCAGAAATCCGTCCCGGCCTTTACAACAAGGAATTGAAGAACATCGACGAATGGCTCGCCTCGCAGGATTTCTTCAAACCCTTGAAGCCCATCAAAAGAAGAGCAAAAAAGGCCTGA
- a CDS encoding LysR family transcriptional regulator, protein MIESYLLEHLVVFSEHRTLSETASVLHLTQPTLTRSMNKLEETFGVPLFTREKKRIRLNENGWMAARYAKEILREEEKMIAQVKALDRRRRTITVGSCAPGPMMELVPFLTDAFTGMTVSTEIKPEKELLAGLADHTYQFVILNHPSDDAAHYSEPCGSEHLCACLPPSHKRAYDTSIRFDELNGENFLMMKNVGVWSPIVRGKMPNSKFRMQDDQESFREVVEHSLLPSFSTDISLRVVGNYGDRLSVPFSDPEAQMNFYCVCLAGDETKYKTWFEILRRKMG, encoded by the coding sequence ATGATCGAATCATACCTGCTGGAGCACCTGGTTGTATTCAGCGAGCACAGGACGCTGTCCGAGACGGCTTCCGTGCTTCATCTGACACAGCCGACGCTGACCAGATCGATGAACAAGCTTGAAGAAACGTTCGGCGTTCCTCTTTTCACCCGCGAAAAGAAAAGAATCCGTCTGAACGAAAACGGGTGGATGGCAGCCCGTTATGCCAAGGAAATCCTCCGAGAGGAGGAAAAGATGATCGCGCAGGTGAAGGCGCTCGACCGCAGAAGAAGGACGATCACGGTCGGCTCCTGCGCGCCGGGGCCGATGATGGAGCTCGTGCCGTTTTTGACGGACGCGTTCACGGGGATGACAGTCTCGACGGAAATCAAGCCGGAGAAGGAACTCCTTGCCGGCCTTGCCGATCACACGTACCAGTTCGTCATCCTGAATCACCCCTCGGACGATGCAGCGCACTACAGCGAGCCCTGCGGCTCAGAGCACCTCTGCGCCTGCCTGCCGCCCTCGCACAAGAGAGCATACGACACGTCCATCCGCTTCGATGAACTGAACGGGGAAAACTTCCTCATGATGAAAAACGTAGGCGTCTGGAGCCCGATCGTCCGCGGGAAAATGCCGAATTCGAAATTCCGCATGCAGGACGACCAGGAATCCTTCCGCGAAGTCGTGGAACACTCCTTGCTCCCCAGCTTCTCGACCGACATCAGCCTCCGCGTCGTAGGAAACTACGGAGACAGACTCTCCGTCCCCTTCTCCGACCCCGAAGCGCAGATGAACTTCTACTGCGTATGCCTCGCAGGAGACGAGACCAAGTACAAAACCTGGTTCGAAATCCTCAGAAGAAAAATGGGATGA